A DNA window from Phycisphaera mikurensis NBRC 102666 contains the following coding sequences:
- a CDS encoding heavy metal translocating P-type ATPase, with the protein MPDTATDPVCGMTVEPPTRAGSVEHDGTTYHFCGTGCREKFEKDPDAYLGGRPAKPAAPADPGAVYTCPMHPEIEQVGPGTCPICGMALEPKDAAVEADDGEYRDFKRRFWVSAALTAPMLLWMVADMLPGRPLHGLVSTRVAQWIQLVLAVPIVFWAALPFYARGWTGARLLRPNMFTLIGIGVIFAFVYSVVATFLPGIFPEGFRGGHAPGAELVDGGGGVVGVYYESAAVIVTLVLLGQLMELRARAKTGSAVRVLLDLAPPTALRVRNGADDEEVPVEDLVVGNRVRVKPGAKVPLDAEVTEGESRVDESMISGEPAPVAKAPGDELTGGTLNTTGSLVARVTATGRDTTLSKIVEMVGKAQRSRVPIQRLADAVALWFVPAVVLVAAVALAVWLFFSPALAVIAAVSVLIIACPCALGLATPMSIMVAVGKGAQAGVLVKTAEALETFEKVEVLVVDKTGTLTEGRPELVTVEAAEGMDESDLLASVAAVERGSEHPLAAAIARGADEQGAERRESTGFGSVTGRGVTAEVNGRRVAIGNAALMEAEGVEAPTDRAKTLQEEAQTVVFVAIDRSFAGLLGVADPIKETTAEALRRLHEEGLEVVMLTGDAQATADAVARELNIDRVIAEVLPEDKERVIREMQQAGPGGQAGKLVAMAGDGVNDAPALARADVGIAMGTGSDVAIEAAGLTLVGGDLRGVARARALSRATMRNIRQNLFFAFAYNALGVPLAAGVLYPFTGWMLSPMFAAAAMSLSSVSVIGNALRLRAARI; encoded by the coding sequence ATGCCTGACACCGCCACCGATCCCGTCTGCGGGATGACCGTCGAGCCGCCCACCAGAGCGGGCAGCGTTGAGCACGACGGCACCACGTACCACTTCTGCGGCACCGGCTGCCGGGAGAAGTTCGAGAAGGACCCCGACGCGTACCTCGGCGGGCGCCCGGCGAAGCCGGCAGCCCCGGCGGACCCGGGGGCGGTTTACACGTGCCCCATGCACCCCGAGATCGAGCAGGTCGGCCCGGGGACCTGCCCGATCTGCGGGATGGCGCTCGAGCCCAAGGACGCCGCCGTCGAAGCCGACGACGGCGAGTACCGGGACTTCAAGCGTCGCTTCTGGGTCTCGGCGGCGCTCACCGCTCCGATGCTCCTGTGGATGGTCGCGGACATGCTCCCGGGCCGGCCGCTGCACGGCTTGGTCTCGACCCGCGTCGCGCAGTGGATCCAGCTGGTGCTGGCGGTCCCGATCGTCTTCTGGGCGGCGCTGCCCTTCTACGCCCGCGGATGGACCGGCGCGAGGCTGCTGCGGCCGAACATGTTCACGCTGATCGGCATCGGCGTGATCTTCGCCTTCGTCTACAGCGTGGTGGCGACCTTCCTGCCGGGGATCTTCCCGGAGGGCTTCCGCGGCGGCCACGCGCCCGGCGCCGAACTCGTGGACGGCGGCGGGGGGGTGGTCGGCGTCTACTACGAGTCCGCAGCGGTCATTGTGACGCTCGTCCTGCTCGGCCAGCTGATGGAGCTGCGGGCGCGGGCGAAGACCGGCTCCGCCGTGCGGGTGCTGCTGGACCTGGCTCCACCCACGGCGCTGCGGGTTCGTAACGGGGCTGACGACGAGGAGGTCCCGGTGGAAGACCTCGTCGTGGGCAACCGCGTCCGGGTGAAGCCGGGTGCAAAAGTGCCGCTGGACGCGGAGGTCACGGAGGGCGAAAGCCGGGTCGACGAGTCGATGATCTCCGGCGAGCCCGCCCCGGTGGCCAAGGCCCCCGGCGACGAGCTCACCGGCGGCACGCTCAACACCACCGGCTCCCTGGTCGCCCGCGTCACCGCCACCGGACGCGACACCACGCTCTCGAAGATCGTGGAGATGGTCGGGAAGGCGCAGCGCTCCCGCGTGCCGATCCAGCGCCTCGCCGACGCGGTCGCCCTGTGGTTCGTGCCCGCCGTGGTGCTCGTCGCAGCGGTGGCGCTGGCCGTCTGGCTGTTCTTCAGCCCGGCCCTGGCGGTGATCGCCGCCGTAAGCGTGCTGATCATCGCCTGCCCGTGCGCCCTGGGGCTGGCCACGCCGATGAGCATCATGGTCGCCGTGGGCAAGGGCGCCCAAGCCGGCGTGCTGGTGAAGACCGCCGAGGCCTTGGAAACCTTCGAGAAGGTGGAGGTCCTGGTCGTAGACAAGACCGGAACGCTGACCGAGGGCCGGCCCGAGCTGGTCACCGTGGAGGCGGCGGAGGGCATGGACGAGTCGGACCTGCTTGCCTCCGTTGCCGCCGTCGAGCGCGGCAGCGAGCACCCCCTCGCCGCCGCCATCGCCCGTGGCGCCGATGAGCAGGGCGCAGAACGCCGCGAGAGCACCGGCTTCGGGAGCGTCACCGGCAGAGGCGTCACCGCGGAGGTGAACGGCCGCCGGGTGGCGATCGGCAACGCCGCGCTGATGGAGGCCGAGGGCGTGGAAGCTCCGACCGATCGGGCGAAGACGCTGCAGGAGGAGGCGCAGACCGTCGTCTTTGTCGCCATCGACCGCTCCTTCGCCGGCCTGCTCGGCGTGGCGGATCCGATCAAGGAGACCACCGCCGAAGCGCTCCGCCGCCTGCACGAGGAGGGCTTGGAGGTGGTGATGCTCACCGGCGACGCGCAGGCCACGGCCGACGCCGTCGCCCGTGAGCTGAACATCGACCGCGTGATCGCCGAGGTCCTGCCCGAGGACAAGGAGCGAGTTATCCGTGAGATGCAGCAAGCCGGGCCGGGCGGACAAGCCGGCAAGCTTGTCGCCATGGCCGGCGACGGCGTCAACGACGCGCCCGCGCTCGCCCGCGCCGACGTCGGCATCGCCATGGGCACCGGGAGCGACGTCGCGATCGAAGCCGCCGGCCTCACCCTCGTCGGCGGCGACCTCCGCGGTGTCGCCCGAGCCCGGGCGCTCAGCCGCGCCACCATGCGGAACATCCGCCAGAACCTCTTCTTCGCCTTCGCCTACAACGCCCTGGGCGTCCCGCTGGCCGCGGGCGTGCTCTACCCCTTCACCGGCTGGATGCTCTCCCCGATGTTCGCCGCCGCCGCGATGAGCCTCTCGAGCGTGAGCGTCATCGGCAACGCGCTGCGGCTGCGGGCGGCCCGGATCTGA
- a CDS encoding efflux RND transporter periplasmic adaptor subunit gives MNPRILPLLLAGLTAASTAVIGCEPTSAAAPEDDHAGHDHAEPTAAGPDDHGAEDGHDHGAAPEAAGSGHAEDDGHGHGSGGEGEAEGAHADEVRLTEEAVAAYGIRTAPVERRPLEGVVSAPARVGFNEEAMAHVAALLPGRVDTLHAKLGQQVAAGDVLIEVRSPELGRLQADYFSARSAVEAARPAVEIARDNAERARTLLENAGGITQTAVQEREATLAQAQRELTAAEAEVSAAENTLRLNGVSEDTIAEIANTQKVSPVFQVLAPIAGEVVEREVTPGELVGPGMGGGDGPLLVLADLSTVWVGVDVAEARLGRIGVGSVASLTVPALDGRRVEGEVTYVDPRVDAGSRTARLRVEVDNPDGVLRPGMFARAEVGPKEPGRGVPALPVDAVMTVEGEDSVFVPVEGEKNTFARRAVAVGPRVGGFVPLVRGLEEGDEVVISGGFILKADLGKAGAEHAH, from the coding sequence ATGAACCCACGCATCCTCCCCCTCCTGCTGGCCGGCCTCACCGCCGCCTCCACCGCCGTGATCGGCTGCGAGCCGACCTCCGCCGCGGCGCCTGAAGACGACCACGCGGGGCATGACCACGCCGAGCCGACCGCTGCGGGGCCCGACGACCACGGCGCCGAGGACGGTCACGATCACGGCGCAGCGCCCGAAGCCGCCGGGAGCGGCCACGCCGAAGACGACGGCCACGGACACGGCTCCGGCGGAGAGGGCGAAGCCGAGGGCGCCCACGCCGACGAAGTCCGCCTGACCGAGGAGGCCGTCGCCGCCTACGGCATCCGCACCGCCCCGGTCGAGCGACGCCCGCTGGAGGGCGTCGTCTCGGCACCCGCCCGCGTCGGCTTCAACGAGGAGGCGATGGCCCACGTGGCGGCGCTTCTGCCCGGCCGCGTCGACACGCTGCACGCGAAGCTTGGCCAACAGGTGGCTGCCGGGGACGTGCTGATCGAGGTGCGCAGCCCCGAGCTCGGCCGGCTGCAGGCCGACTACTTCTCCGCCCGCTCCGCGGTGGAGGCCGCTCGCCCCGCGGTGGAGATCGCCCGCGACAACGCCGAGCGTGCCCGGACGCTCCTGGAGAACGCCGGCGGCATCACCCAGACCGCGGTGCAGGAGCGCGAGGCGACGCTCGCCCAAGCCCAGCGCGAACTGACCGCGGCCGAGGCGGAGGTGTCCGCGGCCGAGAACACGCTGCGGCTCAACGGCGTGAGCGAGGACACGATCGCGGAGATCGCAAACACGCAGAAGGTCTCGCCGGTCTTTCAGGTCCTCGCCCCCATCGCCGGCGAGGTGGTGGAGCGCGAGGTCACCCCCGGCGAGCTGGTCGGCCCCGGCATGGGCGGCGGCGACGGGCCGCTGCTGGTGCTCGCCGACCTCTCCACGGTCTGGGTGGGCGTGGACGTGGCCGAAGCGCGGCTGGGCCGCATCGGCGTGGGCTCCGTAGCCTCGCTGACGGTGCCCGCGCTCGACGGCCGCCGCGTCGAGGGGGAGGTGACCTACGTGGACCCGCGCGTCGACGCCGGCTCCCGCACCGCCCGCCTGCGGGTGGAGGTGGACAACCCCGACGGCGTGCTCCGCCCCGGGATGTTCGCGCGGGCCGAGGTCGGCCCGAAGGAACCCGGCCGCGGCGTGCCTGCGCTGCCGGTCGACGCGGTGATGACCGTCGAGGGCGAGGACAGCGTCTTCGTGCCGGTCGAGGGCGAGAAGAACACCTTCGCCCGCCGCGCCGTTGCGGTCGGCCCGCGCGTCGGCGGTTTCGTGCCCCTGGTCCGCGGCCTGGAGGAGGGCGACGAGGTCGTCATTTCCGGCGGCTTCATCCTGAAAGCCGACCTCGGGAAGGCGGGTGCCGAGCATGCCCATTGA
- a CDS encoding cation transporter has translation MPDDPTDAPDPDRQKLLRRGRWTEVASLVYNLTEVVVSVTAGLLAGSSALISWGLDSAVESVSAGTLIWRLTGEIDGIGPRRVAHRKKVALTVLAVAFAVAVAFILYEAASKLISQEPPGFSGWGIGILVLSLVVNPFLAWGKHHYGKKLDAKALRYDAIDTLICQYQTIVALTGLGLSLGLGWWWADPVAALLIVPYVAWEGFEAARDALKVDPEQEANDHPNPQESNQGS, from the coding sequence ATGCCTGACGACCCAACCGATGCCCCCGACCCCGATCGGCAGAAGCTGCTGCGCCGCGGACGCTGGACCGAGGTGGCGAGCCTCGTCTACAACCTCACCGAGGTCGTGGTCTCCGTGACCGCTGGCCTGCTCGCCGGCAGCTCCGCGCTCATCAGCTGGGGCCTGGACAGCGCCGTCGAGTCGGTCTCGGCGGGCACACTGATTTGGCGGCTCACCGGCGAGATCGATGGGATCGGCCCGCGCCGGGTCGCCCACCGCAAGAAGGTGGCCCTCACCGTGCTGGCGGTCGCCTTCGCGGTCGCGGTCGCGTTCATCCTCTACGAGGCCGCCTCGAAGCTGATCTCGCAGGAGCCGCCGGGCTTCTCGGGCTGGGGCATCGGCATCCTCGTGCTCTCGCTGGTCGTCAACCCCTTCCTGGCGTGGGGCAAGCACCACTACGGGAAGAAGCTCGACGCCAAGGCGCTCCGCTACGACGCCATCGACACGCTGATCTGCCAGTACCAGACGATCGTCGCGTTGACGGGCCTGGGCCTCTCGCTGGGGCTGGGCTGGTGGTGGGCCGACCCGGTGGCCGCGCTGCTCATCGTCCCCTACGTCGCGTGGGAGGGCTTCGAGGCCGCCCGTGACGCCCTGAAGGTTGACCCCGAGCAGGAGGCCAACGACCACCCGAACCCGCAGGAAAGCAACCAAGGCTCATGA
- a CDS encoding efflux RND transporter permease subunit, whose product MLERILRFSIDQRWLVVLLTAAAALLGVYSLTQLPIDAVPDITNNQVQINTEYEALGPEQVEKQITFPVETALAGIEGLDYTRSISRNGFSQVTAVFTDATDVYFARSQVLERLVGLGETLPPGAEPSMGAISTGLGEVFMYAVEFTNPGGVGAEIVEDGPGWRSDGTYVTPEDEVLRTPVEKAAYLRTLQEYTISPQLRQVANVAGVDAIGGYEKQYGVEPDPMKLMAHGLSFADLLDALEAGNVAQGAKYIETAGEALQVRASGLLTGVEDIAGIVIGQHDGVPVRVRDVAAVGVSREVRYGSASLNGEEAVIGTALMLIGGNSRQVAADVGAKLGEIGQTLPPGISIRTVLDRTGLVDKTIATVEHNLFFGAILVIVVLFVLLGNLRAALITALAIPLSMLLTATGMVQAGISANLLSLGAIDFGIIIDGSVIIVENCVRRLAERQHELGRKLTLQERLETTFLAAKQVRTATAFGEAIIITVYLPVLFLTGVEGKMFTPMAATVIFALVGAFVLSLTFVPAAVAIVMRGKVSEKDVFVLRWARAAYEPVVRAAVRARVAVVAAAVLAFVGSLLLFTQLGQEFVPQLDEGDVAMHAMRIPATALSSSQENQGMLEKKIAAVPEVAYVFSKTGTAELAADPMAPSVSDNFLILADEEDWRPVPELLAEAKRFEAMLPEDPHAGEDEHGHGGHGEEHGHGEEQAGNFSEHKNALMRLLRAVVATVPGNNYEFTQPIEMRFNELISGVRSDLAIKVFGDDFEVMLPAANAIAAVVAQVPGASDVKVEQTEGLPVLDVSIDRQAISRLGLTLKEVQDLVAAAVGGKEAGLIFQGDRRFDLIVRLPERLRADVQALRDLPVPLPPREASGGAMARNADFRFAPAPFVPLGDIADLFVTEGLNQVSRENGKRRIVVQANVRGRDIGGFVDEVRARIAETAPPPPGTYLTYGGQFENLERARQRLLIVVPVCFLLIFGLLYATFGNAKDAVMVFVCVPLALTGGILALWLRGMPFSISAAVGFIALSGVAVLNGLVMVTFINERLQEGDPLEEAIIGGSLVRLRPVLMTALVAALGFVPMAIATGAGAEVQKPLATVVIGGIASATLLTLVVLPAVYRLWHRPGRKHELEPAV is encoded by the coding sequence GTGCTTGAACGCATCCTCCGATTCTCGATCGACCAGCGCTGGCTGGTCGTCCTCCTCACCGCCGCGGCGGCGCTCCTGGGCGTGTACTCGCTCACGCAGCTGCCCATCGACGCCGTCCCGGACATCACCAACAACCAGGTCCAGATCAACACCGAGTACGAGGCCCTGGGCCCCGAGCAGGTGGAGAAGCAGATCACCTTCCCGGTCGAGACGGCGCTGGCCGGCATCGAAGGCCTCGATTACACGCGCTCGATCAGCCGCAACGGCTTCAGCCAGGTGACCGCGGTCTTCACCGACGCCACCGACGTGTACTTCGCCCGCTCCCAGGTGCTCGAGCGCCTGGTTGGCCTGGGCGAGACGCTGCCGCCGGGGGCCGAGCCCTCGATGGGCGCAATCAGCACCGGGCTCGGCGAGGTCTTCATGTACGCGGTCGAGTTCACGAACCCCGGCGGGGTGGGCGCCGAAATCGTGGAAGATGGCCCCGGGTGGCGCTCCGACGGCACCTACGTCACTCCCGAAGATGAGGTGCTGCGAACGCCGGTCGAGAAGGCCGCCTACCTCCGCACCCTGCAGGAGTACACGATCTCCCCGCAGCTGCGGCAGGTGGCCAACGTCGCCGGCGTCGACGCGATCGGCGGCTACGAGAAGCAGTACGGCGTCGAGCCCGACCCGATGAAGCTGATGGCCCACGGGCTGTCCTTCGCGGACCTGCTCGACGCGCTCGAGGCCGGCAACGTCGCGCAGGGCGCGAAGTACATCGAGACCGCCGGCGAGGCGCTGCAGGTCCGCGCCAGCGGCCTGCTCACCGGCGTGGAGGACATCGCCGGCATCGTCATTGGTCAGCACGACGGCGTGCCCGTCCGCGTCCGCGACGTCGCCGCGGTCGGCGTCAGCCGTGAGGTCCGCTACGGCTCGGCCAGCCTCAACGGCGAGGAGGCGGTGATCGGCACCGCGCTCATGCTCATCGGCGGCAACAGCCGGCAGGTCGCCGCCGACGTGGGGGCGAAGCTCGGGGAGATCGGGCAGACGCTGCCGCCGGGCATCTCCATCCGCACCGTGCTCGACCGCACCGGCCTGGTCGACAAGACGATCGCCACCGTCGAGCACAACCTGTTCTTCGGCGCGATCCTGGTGATCGTCGTGCTCTTCGTGCTGCTGGGCAACCTCCGCGCGGCGCTGATCACCGCGCTGGCGATCCCGCTGTCGATGCTGCTCACCGCCACCGGCATGGTGCAGGCGGGCATCAGCGCCAACCTCCTGTCGCTGGGCGCGATCGACTTCGGGATCATCATCGACGGCAGCGTCATCATCGTCGAGAACTGCGTCCGCCGGCTCGCCGAGCGGCAGCACGAACTCGGCCGGAAGCTCACGCTTCAGGAGCGGCTGGAGACGACCTTCCTTGCGGCGAAGCAGGTGCGGACGGCCACCGCCTTCGGCGAGGCGATCATCATCACGGTCTACCTGCCGGTGCTCTTCTTGACCGGCGTGGAGGGCAAGATGTTCACGCCGATGGCGGCGACGGTGATCTTCGCGCTCGTGGGGGCCTTCGTCCTCTCGCTGACCTTCGTGCCCGCGGCGGTGGCGATCGTCATGCGGGGCAAGGTCTCCGAGAAGGACGTCTTCGTGCTCCGCTGGGCGCGGGCCGCCTACGAGCCGGTGGTGCGGGCCGCGGTGCGGGCCCGGGTCGCCGTGGTGGCGGCCGCGGTGCTCGCCTTCGTCGGTTCGCTGCTGCTGTTCACGCAACTCGGCCAGGAGTTCGTGCCGCAGCTGGACGAGGGCGACGTCGCCATGCACGCGATGCGGATCCCTGCCACGGCGCTCTCCAGCTCGCAGGAGAACCAGGGGATGCTCGAGAAGAAGATCGCCGCGGTGCCCGAGGTCGCCTACGTCTTCAGCAAGACCGGCACGGCCGAGCTGGCGGCGGACCCGATGGCGCCCAGCGTCAGCGACAACTTCCTGATCCTGGCGGACGAGGAGGACTGGCGGCCGGTGCCCGAGCTGCTCGCCGAGGCGAAACGCTTCGAGGCGATGCTCCCGGAGGACCCGCACGCGGGCGAGGACGAGCACGGCCACGGCGGCCACGGGGAGGAACACGGCCACGGAGAGGAACAAGCTGGCAACTTCTCCGAGCACAAGAACGCCCTGATGCGGCTGCTGCGCGCGGTGGTCGCCACCGTGCCCGGCAACAACTACGAGTTCACGCAGCCCATCGAGATGCGCTTCAACGAGTTGATCTCCGGCGTGCGGAGCGACCTGGCGATCAAGGTCTTCGGCGACGACTTCGAGGTGATGCTCCCGGCCGCCAACGCGATCGCCGCGGTGGTCGCTCAGGTGCCCGGCGCCTCGGACGTGAAGGTCGAGCAGACCGAGGGCCTTCCGGTGCTGGACGTCTCGATCGACCGCCAGGCAATTTCGCGGCTGGGCCTCACGCTCAAGGAGGTGCAGGACCTGGTCGCCGCCGCTGTGGGCGGGAAAGAGGCGGGCCTGATCTTCCAGGGCGACCGCCGCTTCGACCTGATCGTCCGCCTGCCCGAGCGGCTCCGCGCCGACGTGCAGGCGCTCCGCGACCTGCCGGTCCCGCTGCCCCCCCGGGAAGCGAGCGGCGGAGCGATGGCCCGCAACGCGGACTTTCGATTTGCCCCGGCTCCCTTCGTCCCCCTCGGCGACATCGCCGACCTTTTCGTGACCGAGGGCCTCAACCAGGTCAGCCGCGAGAACGGCAAGCGTCGCATCGTCGTGCAGGCTAACGTCCGCGGCCGCGACATCGGCGGCTTCGTCGACGAGGTGCGGGCCCGCATTGCGGAGACCGCACCGCCCCCACCGGGCACGTACCTCACCTACGGCGGCCAGTTCGAGAACCTCGAGCGGGCCCGGCAGCGGCTGCTGATCGTCGTCCCGGTCTGCTTCCTCCTGATCTTCGGCCTGCTCTACGCGACCTTCGGGAACGCGAAGGACGCGGTGATGGTCTTCGTGTGCGTGCCGCTGGCGCTCACCGGCGGCATCCTCGCGCTCTGGCTCCGCGGCATGCCCTTTTCGATCTCCGCCGCCGTGGGCTTCATCGCCCTCTCGGGCGTGGCCGTGCTCAACGGCTTGGTGATGGTCACCTTCATCAACGAGCGGCTCCAGGAGGGCGACCCGCTGGAGGAGGCGATCATCGGCGGCAGCCTCGTCCGGCTGCGGCCCGTGCTGATGACCGCGCTGGTCGCGGCGCTGGGCTTCGTCCCCATGGCAATCGCGACCGGAGCGGGGGCCGAGGTGCAGAAGCCCCTGGCCACCGTCGTCATCGGCGGCATCGCCAGCGCCACGCTGCTCACGCTGGTGGTGCTTCCGGCCGTGTACCGGCTGTGGCACCGGCCCGGCCGCAAGCACGAGCTGGAGCCGGCGGTGTGA
- a CDS encoding TolC family protein has product MKLLLLPGAAAAALLLAGCAGSPPDLNPGRMAADAAGLVATVDLRPEADPLDVPAPADVAGGLAATDAAEAAVRNSPRVQAALAEVQRALADARQARLIANPVLSLNLRFAAGDADDVIEAGLAQPLVELLSRPVRASAADARLRAAAAGAVVAAIDALAEGSRAHAEALAAERRLGVLEEQAALLERLLGLARARLDAGEASPLEVAGFEAREASLRAEVTAQRYERDAAQLTLARLLGRPSASPNLTLTPSDPADAPGDEAAWLRRAAEARPELAAAVQELLALGDDVRLAGWSVFDGLEAGVATETEGATSIGPAIGGPIPLFDFGKQRRAAARAEVLAARHRLLGLQRTVVEEVRRAHAASLNAAEVVAATEGRVLPLARERVEQTRASFDAGFADVTDVLSAESDLLDAESRLVDARLRGRLAAADLRRAAGAALPDPTTEPTLSTTDNPR; this is encoded by the coding sequence ATGAAACTCCTTCTCCTCCCCGGCGCCGCCGCTGCGGCGTTGCTGCTGGCCGGCTGCGCCGGCTCTCCACCCGACCTGAACCCCGGCCGCATGGCGGCCGACGCCGCGGGCCTGGTCGCCACGGTAGACCTCCGCCCCGAGGCCGACCCGCTTGATGTTCCCGCGCCCGCCGATGTTGCCGGCGGCCTGGCAGCCACGGATGCCGCGGAGGCGGCCGTCCGCAACAGCCCCCGCGTGCAGGCCGCGCTCGCCGAGGTGCAGCGGGCGCTCGCCGACGCGCGGCAAGCCCGGCTGATCGCCAACCCGGTGCTCAGCCTGAACCTCCGCTTCGCCGCCGGCGACGCGGACGACGTCATCGAGGCCGGGCTCGCCCAGCCGCTGGTGGAGTTGCTCAGCCGGCCGGTGCGTGCCTCCGCCGCCGACGCGCGGCTGCGCGCGGCGGCGGCCGGAGCCGTCGTTGCGGCGATCGACGCCTTGGCCGAGGGGAGCCGCGCACACGCGGAGGCTCTCGCGGCCGAGCGACGCTTAGGCGTGCTGGAGGAGCAGGCCGCGTTGCTGGAACGCTTGCTCGGCCTGGCCCGGGCCCGGCTGGACGCCGGCGAGGCCTCGCCGCTGGAGGTGGCGGGCTTCGAAGCCCGCGAGGCCTCGCTCCGGGCAGAGGTGACGGCGCAGCGGTACGAGCGGGACGCGGCGCAGCTCACGCTCGCCCGGCTGCTGGGACGGCCATCGGCGTCGCCGAACCTCACGCTCACGCCCTCAGACCCCGCTGACGCCCCCGGCGACGAGGCCGCTTGGCTGCGACGCGCCGCGGAAGCGCGGCCGGAGCTGGCCGCGGCCGTGCAGGAGCTGCTCGCCCTCGGCGACGACGTCCGCCTCGCGGGCTGGTCGGTGTTCGACGGCCTGGAGGCCGGCGTCGCGACCGAGACCGAGGGCGCCACCTCGATCGGCCCCGCCATCGGCGGGCCCATCCCGCTGTTCGACTTCGGGAAGCAGCGTCGGGCTGCTGCGCGGGCCGAAGTCCTCGCCGCGCGGCACCGCCTGCTTGGACTCCAGCGCACCGTGGTGGAGGAGGTCCGGCGGGCTCACGCCGCATCGCTCAACGCGGCCGAGGTGGTCGCCGCCACCGAGGGCCGTGTCCTCCCGCTGGCCCGCGAGCGGGTCGAGCAGACCCGCGCCTCCTTCGACGCCGGCTTCGCCGACGTCACCGACGTCCTCTCCGCCGAGTCGGACCTGCTCGACGCCGAGTCGCGCCTCGTCGACGCACGCCTCCGCGGGCGGCTGGCCGCCGCGGACCTGCGGCGGGCCGCCGGGGCGGCGCTCCCCGATCCCACCACCGAACCGACCCTCTCCACCACGGACAACCCCCGATGA